From the Rhinolophus sinicus isolate RSC01 linkage group LG02, ASM3656204v1, whole genome shotgun sequence genome, one window contains:
- the UTP3 gene encoding something about silencing protein 10: MVGRSRRRGAAKWAAVRAKAGGGPADEKEDDLELPPSPGDSSYYQDKVDDFHEARSRATLAKGWSELESGDEEEDGEEEEEEVLALDVADEDDEDGESAGDEEDDDDDGGSSVQSEVEASVDPSLSWGQRKKLYYDTDYGSKSRGRQSHEVEEEEKEEEEEAQLIQRRLAQALQEDDFGVTWVEAFAKPVPQVDEAETRVVKDLAKVSVKEKLKMLRKESPELLELIEDLQVKLTEVKDELEPLLQLVEQGVIPPGKGSQYLRTKYNLYLNYCSNISFYLILKARRVPAHGHPVIERLVTYRTLINKLSVVDQKLSSEIRHLLTFKDDAGKKELNPKAKSTKAKPKSVSGTVVAAAASAVTDLSDSDFDEEAALQYYKEIEDRHKLKRKKEESSTEEQALEDQNAKRAITYQIAKNRGLTPRRKKIDRNPRVKHREKFRRAKIRRRGQVREVRREEQRYSGELSGIRAGVKKSIKLK; this comes from the coding sequence ATGGTGGGGAGATCCCGGCGGCGCGGAGCGGCCAAGTGGGCAGCTGTGCGAGCTAAGGCAGGTGGCGGCCCAGCGGACGAAAAGGAAGACGATTTAGAATTGCCACCCTCACCAGGGGACTCCAGCTACTACCAAGATAAGGTAGATGATTTCCATGAGGCCCGATCTCGAGCCACCTTGGCTAAGGGCTGGAGCGAACTAGAGAGTGGGGACGAGGAGGAGGAtggcgaggaggaggaggaggaggtgctAGCCCTAGACGTTGCTGATGAGGACGACGAAGATGGAGAGAGTGCGGGGGATGAGGAGGATGACGATGACGATGGTGGCAGCTCCGTGCAGAGTGAAGTTGAGGCCTCTGTGGATCCCAGTTTGTCGTGGGGTCAGAGGAAAAAACTTTACTATGACACGGACTATGGTTCCAAGTCCCGAGGCCGGCAGAGTCAcgaagtggaggaggaggaaaaagaggaggaggaggaggcacaACTCATTCAGCGGCGCCTAGCCCAAGCCCTGCAGGAAGATGATTTTGGGGTCACCTGGGTGGAGGCCTTTGCAAAACCGGTACCTCAGGTAGATGAGGCTGAGACACGGGTTGTGAAGGATTTGGCGAAAGTTTCGGTGAAAGAGAAGTTGAAGATGCTGAGGAAAGAATCCCCAGAGCTCTTGGAGCTGATTGAAGACCTGCAAGTTAAATTGACAGAGGTAAAGGATGAGCTGGAGCCATTGTTACAGTTGGTGGAGCAAGGGGTCATTCCACCTGGAAAGGGAAGCCAATACCTGAGGACCAAGTACAACCTCTATTTGAATTACTGCTCCAACATCAGTTTTTATTTGATCCTGAAAGCTAGGAGAGTCCCTGCACATGGACATCCTGTCATAGAAAGGCTTGTTACCTACCGAACTTTGATCAACAAGCTGTCAGTTGTGGATCAGAAGTTGTCCTCTGAGATTCGTCATCTACTCACATTTAAAGATGATGctggaaagaaagaattgaatCCAAAAGCAAAATCCACCAAGGCCAAGCCAAAATCTGTTTCAGGGactgttgttgctgctgctgcctcGGCTGTTACAGATCTTTCTGATTCCGATTTTGATGAAGAAGCTGCACTGCAATAttacaaagaaattgaagacaggCATaagttaaagagaaagaaagaagaaagtagtaCTGAAGAACAGGCTCTTGAAGATCAAAATGCAAAGAGAGCCATTACCTATCAGATTGCTAAAAACAGGGGACTTACACCCAGGAGAAAGAAGATTGATCGCAATCCCAGAGTAAAACACCGGGAGAAGTTCAGAAGAGCCAAAATTCGCAGGAGAGGCCAGGTTCGTGAAGTTCGTAGAGAAGAGCAACGTTATAGTGGTGAACTATCTGGCATTCGTGCAGGAGTTAAAAAGAGCATTAAGCTTAAGTaa